One segment of Ipomoea triloba cultivar NCNSP0323 chromosome 12, ASM357664v1 DNA contains the following:
- the LOC115999219 gene encoding MDIS1-interacting receptor like kinase 2-like isoform X2 — protein sequence MTNPAYVTLLLLIIIHLFAFYQVSASNYHVTNTNSVVPAKNLQIANEVDSLLTWKSSLDLKAQKLLSSWIAGVSHCNWSGIHCNIDESITGLNLAGYGLRGTLSCLNLSSLTSLEIIDFSGNYFYGNISFIKAMSNLQNLKVLYLYDNQFSAYIPQEIGMLKSLVKLDLSSNALTGQIPPEIGNLSMLTNLSLSKNHLYGFIPKEVGKLASLQCLRLSKNNLSSPIVASIGNLSKLVNLSLSGNQLYGYIPKELGKLKYLQGLWLYSNNLSGEIPSEIGNLSKLITLPMYKNNLYGSIPKELGKLKSLQGLWLYSNNLSGQIPLEIGNLSELITLSLYENQLYGSIPKELGKLKSLQGLWLYSNNLSGQIPAEIGCLPKLIYLSLDGNQLYGSIPKELGNLKSLQGLSLYSNKLSGKIPSEIGNLSELITLFLGENQLYGPIPKVIGNLPKLINISLDENQLYGSIPKELGKLKSLQSLWLYSNNLSGQIPLEIGNLSELIILSLDRNQLSGSIPKELGKLKYLQELWLHSNNLSGQIPSEIGNLSGLITLILFENQLYGSIPTELNNLTGLRNFEVCDNHLTGSLPESLCLHGSLETLIIENNKFSGRLPKSLKNCTTLYRVRLESNELYGDISKDFGIYPKLDYIDLSYNNFYGRLSSKWALCPKLTALKMAGNRISGNIPLQLGNASQLRYLDLSSNQLVGRIPGTLGKMSLLYMLKLENNRLMGNIPLEVGELSWLERLNLASNKFVDSIPPQIGRCERLITLNLSRNMLVGKIPPDMLSLKSLENLDLSHNILSAQIPPQVGELTNLQTLDLSHNNLSSSIPSTIAQCAALVSIDISYNHLEGPIPNTKAFLLAPYSALSNNKGLCGNHSGIKPCSPQSQSDGLNRNLVVIISIVLGSLFLLTVVIIIFVIFLRRARNTRDEQRDFTKDVFTIWSFDGKMTYESIIEATGDFDSSYCIGVGGHGSVFRAELPSGQIVAVKKFHTLGLQDDEMCDIRSFSNEISTLTNLRHRNIVKLYGFCAHNRHSFLIYEYLQGGSLAQILSDDERALQLGWLERINVVKAVAKALSYMHHDCLPPIIHRDISSNNILFDSEHEAHVSDFGTARFLSPDSSNWTAFAGTMGYIAPEFAYTAEVNCKCDVYSFGVVTLEVLMGKHPGDLVTYISSSSLSATAGMLLMDLLDPRLSTPKKHDAQQLVLLAKIGVSCMNSDPQCRPTMQQVSVMLSKERDFPKFSPEITLCQLFGLEFRNP from the exons ccttgaccTCTTTAGAAATTATTGATTTTTCTGGCAACTATTTCTATGGTAACATTTCTTTTATCAAAGCAATGTCcaatttgcaaaatttaaaagtctTGTACCTTTATGACAACCAATTTTCGGCCTATattcctcaagaaattgggATGTTAAAATCGCTTGTAAAACTGGATCTTTCATCAAATGCTCTCACGGGCCAAATTCCTCCCGAAATAGGCAATTTGTCAATGTTGACAAATTTATCTCTATCAAAAAATCATCTTTATGGGTTCATCCCCAAAGAGGTAGGAAAATTGGCATCTCTTCAATGTCTACGGTTGTCAAAAAATAATCTTAGCAGTCCAATCGTTGCTTCAATTGGAAACTTGTCTAAGTTGGTAAATTTATCTTTATCTGGAAATCAACTCTATGGATATATCCCTAAAGAGTTGGGGAAATTGAAATATCTTCAAGGGCTATGGTTGTATTCAAATAACCTTAGTGGTGAAATCCCTTCAGAAATAGGAAACTTGTCTAAGTTGATAACTTTACCCATGTACAAGAATAACCTCTATGGATCCATCCCTAAAGAGTTGGGGAAATTGAAATCTCTTCAAGGGTTATGGTTATATTCAAATAACCTTAGTGGTCAAATTCCTTTAGAAATAGGGAACTTGTCAGAGTTGATAACTTTATCCCTATATGAGAATCAACTCTATGGATCCATCCCTAAGGAGTTGGGAAAATTGAAATCTCTTCAAGGGCTATGGTTGTATTCAAATAACCTTAGTGGTCAAATCCCTGCAGAAATAGGGTGCTTgccaaaattgatatatttatcTCTTGATGGGAATCAACTCTATGGATCAATCCCTAAGGAGTTGGGAAATTTGAAATCTCTTCAAGGACTAAGCTTATATTCAAATAAGCTTAGTGGTAAAATCCCTTCAGAAATAGGGAACTTGTCAGAGTTGATAACTTTATTCCTAGGTGAGAATCAGCTCTATGGACCCATCCCTAAGGTGATAGGAAACTTgccaaaattgataaatatatcaCTTGATGAGAATCAACTATATGGATCCATCCCTAAGGAATTGGGAAAATTGAAATCTCTTCAAAGCTTATGGTTGTATTCAAATAACCTTAGCGGTCAAATCCCTTTAGAAATAGGGAACTTGTCagaattgataattttatcCCTAGATAGGAATCAGCTCTCTGGATCTATCCCTAAAGAGTtaggaaaattaaaatatcttcAAGAACTATGGTTGCATTCAAATAATCTTAGTGGTCAAATTCCTTCAGAAATAGGAAACTTGTCAGGCTTGATAACTTTAATCCTATTTGAGAATCAACTCTATGGGTCCATCCCAACTGAGCTCAATAATCTCACCGGTTTGAGGAATTTTGAAGTATGCGATAATCATCTCACTGGTTCATTGCCAGAAAGTTTGTGTCTTCATGGATCGCTAGAAACATTAATTATTGAAAACAACAAATTTAGTGGAAGACTTCCTAAAAGCCTCAAGAATTGTACAACCCTTTACCGAGTCAGGCTTGAAAGCAATGAGCTTTACGGAGACATATCAAAAGATTTTGGGATATATCCGAAACTAGATTACATAGATTTGAGTTACAATAACTTTTACGGTCGACTGTCATCGAAATGGGCTCTTTGTCCAAAACTTACTGCTCTGAAGATGGCGGGCAATCGAATTTCTGGAAATATCCCACTTCAACTCGGCAATGCATCCCAACTGCGGTATCTTGATCTCTCTTCAAATCAGCTGGTTGGAAGGATTCCTGGAACTTTGGGAAAGATGAGTTTGTTATATATGCTAAAGTTAGAAAATAACAGACTTATGGGCAACATACCACTAGAAGTTGGGGAACTATCTTGGCTTGAACGCCTAAATTTAGCTTCTAATAAGTTTGTTGATTCCATTCCCCCACAAATCGGAAGATGTGAACGCCTAATTACATTGAATCTGAGCAGAAATATGCTTGTGGGCAAGATTCCTCCTGATATGCTAAGCTTGAAATCCCTTGAAAATCTTGATCTCAGTCACAACATCCTCTCTGCTCAGATACCACCACAAGTTGGGGAATTAACAAACTTACAGACATTGGACTtatcacacaataatttgtcaagcTCGATCCCATCAACCATTGCTCAATGTGCAGCTTTAGTTTCTATTGATATATCTTACAATCACTTGGAAGGTCCTATCCCTAACACCAAAGCATTTTTACTAGCACCATATTCTGCCTTAAGTAATAATAAAGGTTTATGTGGCAATCATTCTGGCATAAAGCCTTGCTCCCCTCAAAGTCAAAGTGATGGCTTGAATAGAAATTTGGTTGTAATCATATCAATAGTTTTGGGAAGTCTATTTCTATTGACTGTGgttattatcatttttgttatttttctacGACGGGCGAGAAATACAAGGGATGAGCAACGAGATTTTACTAAAGATGTGTTCACAATATGGAGCTTTGATGGAAAAATGACATATGAAAGCATAATTGAAGCTACAGGGGACTTCGACTCTAGTTATTGCATTGGTGTAGGAGGGCATGGAAGTGTGTTTAGGGCTGAGTTACCTAGTGGTCAAATTGTTGCAGTTAAGAAGTTTCATACATTAGGCCTGCAAGATGATGAAATGTGTGATATCAGAAGTTTTTCAAATGAGATAAGCACATTAACAAATTTGAGGCATCGGAATATTGTGAAGCTCTACGGCTTTTGTGCTCATAATAGACATTCATTCTTGATTTATGAGTATTTACAAGGGGGGAGTCTAGCACAAATTTTGAGTGATGATGAGAGAGCATTGCAGTTGGGATGGTTGGAAAGGATAAACGTAGTTAAAGCTGTGGCTAAAGCTTTATCATACATGCATCATGATTGTTTACCTCCTATTATTCATCGGGACATATCAAgcaataatattttgtttgattcTGAGCATGAAGCTCATGTATCTGATTTCGGGACAGCGAGATTTTTGAGTCCTGATTCGTCAAATTGGACTGCATTTGCTGGAACAATGGGATACATAGCTCCAG AGTTTGCTTACACTGCAGAGGTAAACTGCAAATGTGATGTGTATAGCTTTGGTGTGGTAACACTAGAAGTGCTTATGGGGAAACATCCTGGTGACCTTGTTACATACATTTCTTCATCCTCACTCTCAGCAACTGCTGGAATGCTTCTGATGGATTTGTTGGACCCTCGACTCTCAACTCCAAAAAAACACGATGCACAACAACTTGTGTTGCTTGCAAAG ATAGGAGTCTCTTGTATGAATTCCGATCCTCAATGTCGGCCAACTATGCAACAAGTTTCTGTGATGCTATCCAAGGAAAGGGATTTCCCCAAATTTTCCCCTGAGATCACTTTATGCCAGTTGTTTGGTCTTGAATTTCGGAATCCATAA
- the LOC115999219 gene encoding MDIS1-interacting receptor like kinase 2-like isoform X1 → MTNPAYVTLLLLIIIHLFAFYQVSASNYHVTNTNSVVPAKNLQIANEVDSLLTWKSSLDLKAQKLLSSWIAGVSHCNWSGIHCNIDESITGLNLAGYGLRGTLSCLNLSSLTSLEIIDFSGNYFYGNISFIKAMSNLQNLKVLYLYDNQFSAYIPQEIGMLKSLVKLDLSSNALTGQIPPEIGNLSMLTNLSLSKNHLYGFIPKEVGKLASLQCLRLSKNNLSSPIVASIGNLSKLVNLSLSGNQLYGYIPKELGKLKYLQGLWLYSNNLSGEIPSEIGNLSKLITLPMYKNNLYGSIPKELGKLKSLQGLWLYSNNLSGQIPLEIGNLSELITLSLYENQLYGSIPKELGKLKSLQGLWLYSNNLSGQIPAEIGCLPKLIYLSLDGNQLYGSIPKELGNLKSLQGLSLYSNKLSGKIPSEIGNLSELITLFLGENQLYGPIPKVIGNLPKLINISLDENQLYGSIPKELGKLKSLQSLWLYSNNLSGQIPLEIGNLSELIILSLDRNQLSGSIPKELGKLKYLQELWLHSNNLSGQIPSEIGNLSGLITLILFENQLYGSIPTELNNLTGLRNFEVCDNHLTGSLPESLCLHGSLETLIIENNKFSGRLPKSLKNCTTLYRVRLESNELYGDISKDFGIYPKLDYIDLSYNNFYGRLSSKWALCPKLTALKMAGNRISGNIPLQLGNASQLRYLDLSSNQLVGRIPGTLGKMSLLYMLKLENNRLMGNIPLEVGELSWLERLNLASNKFVDSIPPQIGRCERLITLNLSRNMLVGKIPPDMLSLKSLENLDLSHNILSAQIPPQVGELTNLQTLDLSHNNLSSSIPSTIAQCAALVSIDISYNHLEGPIPNTKAFLLAPYSALSNNKGLCGNHSGIKPCSPQSQSDGLNRNLVVIISIVLGSLFLLTVVIIIFVIFLRRARNTRDEQRDFTKDVFTIWSFDGKMTYESIIEATGDFDSSYCIGVGGHGSVFRAELPSGQIVAVKKFHTLGLQDDEMCDIRSFSNEISTLTNLRHRNIVKLYGFCAHNRHSFLIYEYLQGGSLAQILSDDERALQLGWLERINVVKAVAKALSYMHHDCLPPIIHRDISSNNILFDSEHEAHVSDFGTARFLSPDSSNWTAFAGTMGYIAPEFAYTAEVNCKCDVYSFGVVTLEVLMGKHPGDLVTYISSSSLSATAGMLLMDLLDPRLSTPKKHDAQQLVLLAKIGVSCMNSDPQCRPTMQQVSVMLSKERDFPKFSPEITLCQLFGLEFRNP, encoded by the exons ccttgaccTCTTTAGAAATTATTGATTTTTCTGGCAACTATTTCTATGGTAACATTTCTTTTATCAAAGCAATGTCcaatttgcaaaatttaaaagtctTGTACCTTTATGACAACCAATTTTCGGCCTATattcctcaagaaattgggATGTTAAAATCGCTTGTAAAACTGGATCTTTCATCAAATGCTCTCACGGGCCAAATTCCTCCCGAAATAGGCAATTTGTCAATGTTGACAAATTTATCTCTATCAAAAAATCATCTTTATGGGTTCATCCCCAAAGAGGTAGGAAAATTGGCATCTCTTCAATGTCTACGGTTGTCAAAAAATAATCTTAGCAGTCCAATCGTTGCTTCAATTGGAAACTTGTCTAAGTTGGTAAATTTATCTTTATCTGGAAATCAACTCTATGGATATATCCCTAAAGAGTTGGGGAAATTGAAATATCTTCAAGGGCTATGGTTGTATTCAAATAACCTTAGTGGTGAAATCCCTTCAGAAATAGGAAACTTGTCTAAGTTGATAACTTTACCCATGTACAAGAATAACCTCTATGGATCCATCCCTAAAGAGTTGGGGAAATTGAAATCTCTTCAAGGGTTATGGTTATATTCAAATAACCTTAGTGGTCAAATTCCTTTAGAAATAGGGAACTTGTCAGAGTTGATAACTTTATCCCTATATGAGAATCAACTCTATGGATCCATCCCTAAGGAGTTGGGAAAATTGAAATCTCTTCAAGGGCTATGGTTGTATTCAAATAACCTTAGTGGTCAAATCCCTGCAGAAATAGGGTGCTTgccaaaattgatatatttatcTCTTGATGGGAATCAACTCTATGGATCAATCCCTAAGGAGTTGGGAAATTTGAAATCTCTTCAAGGACTAAGCTTATATTCAAATAAGCTTAGTGGTAAAATCCCTTCAGAAATAGGGAACTTGTCAGAGTTGATAACTTTATTCCTAGGTGAGAATCAGCTCTATGGACCCATCCCTAAGGTGATAGGAAACTTgccaaaattgataaatatatcaCTTGATGAGAATCAACTATATGGATCCATCCCTAAGGAATTGGGAAAATTGAAATCTCTTCAAAGCTTATGGTTGTATTCAAATAACCTTAGCGGTCAAATCCCTTTAGAAATAGGGAACTTGTCagaattgataattttatcCCTAGATAGGAATCAGCTCTCTGGATCTATCCCTAAAGAGTtaggaaaattaaaatatcttcAAGAACTATGGTTGCATTCAAATAATCTTAGTGGTCAAATTCCTTCAGAAATAGGAAACTTGTCAGGCTTGATAACTTTAATCCTATTTGAGAATCAACTCTATGGGTCCATCCCAACTGAGCTCAATAATCTCACCGGTTTGAGGAATTTTGAAGTATGCGATAATCATCTCACTGGTTCATTGCCAGAAAGTTTGTGTCTTCATGGATCGCTAGAAACATTAATTATTGAAAACAACAAATTTAGTGGAAGACTTCCTAAAAGCCTCAAGAATTGTACAACCCTTTACCGAGTCAGGCTTGAAAGCAATGAGCTTTACGGAGACATATCAAAAGATTTTGGGATATATCCGAAACTAGATTACATAGATTTGAGTTACAATAACTTTTACGGTCGACTGTCATCGAAATGGGCTCTTTGTCCAAAACTTACTGCTCTGAAGATGGCGGGCAATCGAATTTCTGGAAATATCCCACTTCAACTCGGCAATGCATCCCAACTGCGGTATCTTGATCTCTCTTCAAATCAGCTGGTTGGAAGGATTCCTGGAACTTTGGGAAAGATGAGTTTGTTATATATGCTAAAGTTAGAAAATAACAGACTTATGGGCAACATACCACTAGAAGTTGGGGAACTATCTTGGCTTGAACGCCTAAATTTAGCTTCTAATAAGTTTGTTGATTCCATTCCCCCACAAATCGGAAGATGTGAACGCCTAATTACATTGAATCTGAGCAGAAATATGCTTGTGGGCAAGATTCCTCCTGATATGCTAAGCTTGAAATCCCTTGAAAATCTTGATCTCAGTCACAACATCCTCTCTGCTCAGATACCACCACAAGTTGGGGAATTAACAAACTTACAGACATTGGACTtatcacacaataatttgtcaagcTCGATCCCATCAACCATTGCTCAATGTGCAGCTTTAGTTTCTATTGATATATCTTACAATCACTTGGAAGGTCCTATCCCTAACACCAAAGCATTTTTACTAGCACCATATTCTGCCTTAAGTAATAATAAAGGTTTATGTGGCAATCATTCTGGCATAAAGCCTTGCTCCCCTCAAAGTCAAAGTGATGGCTTGAATAGAAATTTGGTTGTAATCATATCAATAGTTTTGGGAAGTCTATTTCTATTGACTGTGgttattatcatttttgttatttttctacGACGGGCGAGAAATACAAGGGATGAGCAACGAGATTTTACTAAAGATGTGTTCACAATATGGAGCTTTGATGGAAAAATGACATATGAAAGCATAATTGAAGCTACAGGGGACTTCGACTCTAGTTATTGCATTGGTGTAGGAGGGCATGGAAGTGTGTTTAGGGCTGAGTTACCTAGTGGTCAAATTGTTGCAGTTAAGAAGTTTCATACATTAGGCCTGCAAGATGATGAAATGTGTGATATCAGAAGTTTTTCAAATGAGATAAGCACATTAACAAATTTGAGGCATCGGAATATTGTGAAGCTCTACGGCTTTTGTGCTCATAATAGACATTCATTCTTGATTTATGAGTATTTACAAGGGGGGAGTCTAGCACAAATTTTGAGTGATGATGAGAGAGCATTGCAGTTGGGATGGTTGGAAAGGATAAACGTAGTTAAAGCTGTGGCTAAAGCTTTATCATACATGCATCATGATTGTTTACCTCCTATTATTCATCGGGACATATCAAgcaataatattttgtttgattcTGAGCATGAAGCTCATGTATCTGATTTCGGGACAGCGAGATTTTTGAGTCCTGATTCGTCAAATTGGACTGCATTTGCTGGAACAATGGGATACATAGCTCCAG AGTTTGCTTACACTGCAGAGGTAAACTGCAAATGTGATGTGTATAGCTTTGGTGTGGTAACACTAGAAGTGCTTATGGGGAAACATCCTGGTGACCTTGTTACATACATTTCTTCATCCTCACTCTCAGCAACTGCTGGAATGCTTCTGATGGATTTGTTGGACCCTCGACTCTCAACTCCAAAAAAACACGATGCACAACAACTTGTGTTGCTTGCAAAGATAGGAGTCTCTTGTATGAATTCCGATCCTCAATGTCGGCCAACTATGCAACAAGTTTCTGTGATGCTATCCAAGGAAAGGGATTTCCCCAAATTTTCCCCTGAGATCACTTTATGCCAGTTGTTTGGTCTTGAATTTCGGAATCCATAA